A single Silvibacterium dinghuense DNA region contains:
- a CDS encoding tRNA guanosine(34) transglycosylase Tgt encodes MSLDFQILHAAGEARRATMRLPHAAVETPVFMPVGTVASVKALPQHFLEELDARIILGNTYHLYLRPGHELVQRMGGLHRFMSWDRAMLTDSGGFQVFSLNELRKVTDDGVEFRSHLDGSKHFFSPEHSMAVQIALGADICMAFDECTEYPADYARARKSLDTTLRWAERSKTYFDAHRHERPWDLHIAGTELRGMDHSGTGLRGEGPDGFAGLQPNLFGIVQGGMYKDLRRESAERLVEMDFPGYAIGGLSVGEPRDLTLEVIAETLPYLPKDKPRYVMGVGFPDEIVEYAKMGVDMMDCVLPTRAARHGMLFTSEGRLNMKNKQFAEDQGPVDPECDCPTCRRYTRAYLRHLMVAHEPLAATLNTLHNLAFYLRTMAKVREEITRAGGAAAPVAG; translated from the coding sequence GTGTCTCTCGATTTTCAGATTCTCCACGCCGCCGGCGAGGCTCGCCGGGCGACCATGCGCCTGCCGCACGCCGCCGTCGAAACGCCGGTCTTCATGCCGGTCGGTACCGTGGCCTCGGTCAAGGCGCTGCCCCAGCACTTTCTCGAAGAGCTGGATGCGCGGATCATCCTCGGCAACACCTACCACCTTTACCTGCGCCCCGGCCACGAGTTGGTGCAGCGGATGGGCGGCCTGCACCGCTTCATGAGCTGGGACCGGGCGATGCTGACCGATTCCGGCGGTTTTCAGGTCTTTAGTCTCAATGAGTTACGCAAGGTGACGGACGATGGTGTCGAGTTTCGCTCGCACCTCGACGGCTCGAAGCACTTCTTCTCGCCCGAGCATTCCATGGCGGTGCAGATTGCTCTCGGCGCCGACATCTGCATGGCCTTCGATGAGTGCACGGAGTACCCGGCGGACTATGCGCGGGCGCGGAAGTCGCTGGACACGACCCTGCGCTGGGCGGAGCGCAGCAAGACCTACTTCGATGCCCACCGCCATGAGCGCCCCTGGGATCTGCACATTGCGGGGACGGAGCTGCGCGGGATGGACCACTCCGGCACCGGGCTGCGCGGTGAGGGGCCGGACGGCTTTGCCGGGCTCCAGCCGAATCTCTTCGGCATCGTCCAGGGTGGCATGTATAAGGATCTGCGCCGCGAGTCGGCCGAGCGGCTGGTGGAGATGGATTTTCCCGGCTATGCCATAGGTGGCCTGAGCGTGGGCGAGCCGCGCGACCTGACGCTCGAGGTGATCGCCGAGACGCTGCCCTATCTGCCCAAGGACAAGCCGCGTTACGTGATGGGTGTCGGCTTCCCGGACGAGATCGTGGAATACGCCAAGATGGGCGTGGACATGATGGACTGCGTGCTGCCCACGCGCGCGGCACGGCACGGCATGCTCTTTACCTCCGAAGGCCGACTGAACATGAAAAATAAGCAGTTTGCGGAGGATCAGGGCCCCGTGGACCCGGAATGCGACTGCCCCACCTGCCGCCGCTATACGCGGGCCTATCTGCGGCACCTGATGGTGGCGCACGAGCCCCTGGCGGCGACGCTCAACACACTGCACAACCTGGCTTTCTACCTGCGGACCATGGCCAAGGTGCGGGAGGAGATTACGCGCGCGGGTGGGGCTGCGGCACCGGTCGCCGGGTGA
- the yajC gene encoding preprotein translocase subunit YajC, whose product MTPTLLLAVALPPGVLQFLPFVLIIVVFYFLLIRPNQKRQQTWQQMLGNLKSGDRVTTNGGIRGTILSIKDDAITLRVAPDNIKIEVVKSAIASVTTDEPAK is encoded by the coding sequence TTGACACCGACTCTCTTGCTGGCCGTCGCGTTGCCTCCTGGCGTCCTCCAGTTTCTGCCCTTCGTCCTGATCATCGTGGTCTTTTATTTCCTGCTTATCCGCCCGAACCAGAAGCGGCAGCAGACCTGGCAGCAGATGCTGGGCAACCTGAAGTCGGGCGACCGGGTAACGACCAACGGCGGCATCCGGGGAACGATCCTCTCCATTAAAGATGACGCCATCACGCTGCGGGTCGCACCGGACAATATCAAAATTGAAGTGGTGAAGAGCGCCATTGCCTCGGTGACCACCGACGAGCCGGCAAAGTAG
- the secD gene encoding protein translocase subunit SecD — MRKNLTNKVILIIAVLLVFVFGIIGVPKGLSGAALKDALLQRISLGLDLRGGTHLILQVMVDEAVGITRDSDASHIQTDLQQAGITVGSVAPDTSRTDVINISGVPADHTSDVRSTIDSKYGTEYDIASGANNTFTLTMKPSVVDALKKSAMDQSIQVITQRVNELGTSEPVIQEYNLGSNQILVELPGVDDLSRVKEVIQSTARLEIHAVDGGPYSSEQDALQQLGGTVPVDELLLPTKPGASSSGSIEWYELKRVAEVGGTDIRSARVSQNPNTNAPEVDFYLTTAAGDHFADYTGANKGKSLAVTMDNKVQEVAVIHDQIRDQGNIGGGNMTNETANDLAMLLNTGSLPASLHYLQESTVGPSLGADSIHQGVMASIVGMLAVMIFMLIYYRGAGINADLALFLNLVILLGFMGYTHSVLTLPGIAGVILTIGMGVDSNVLIFERIREEIRAGKSPSASVEQGFGHAWTTILDTHVTTIVSAIILFIFGTGPVRGFAVTLSFGLFANLFTAVFVSRTIFDANLNRKGRGEAISI; from the coding sequence ATGCGTAAGAATCTGACCAACAAAGTCATCCTCATCATTGCCGTCCTGCTGGTCTTCGTCTTCGGCATCATCGGTGTGCCGAAGGGCCTGAGCGGCGCTGCCCTCAAAGATGCGCTGCTCCAGCGGATCAGCCTTGGCCTTGATCTCCGGGGTGGAACCCATCTCATCCTCCAGGTCATGGTGGATGAGGCTGTCGGCATCACGCGCGACAGCGATGCGTCGCACATCCAGACGGACCTCCAGCAGGCCGGCATCACTGTCGGTTCGGTGGCGCCTGACACGTCCCGCACGGATGTCATCAACATCAGCGGTGTCCCGGCGGATCATACGAGCGATGTGCGCAGCACCATCGACTCGAAATACGGCACCGAGTACGACATCGCTTCCGGTGCGAACAATACCTTCACCCTGACGATGAAGCCGTCGGTGGTCGATGCGCTCAAGAAGAGCGCGATGGACCAGTCGATCCAGGTGATCACCCAGCGCGTGAATGAACTGGGCACCAGCGAGCCGGTCATCCAGGAGTACAACCTGGGCAGCAACCAGATTCTGGTCGAGCTCCCGGGTGTCGATGATCTCAGCCGCGTGAAGGAAGTGATTCAGTCCACCGCGCGTCTCGAGATTCACGCTGTCGATGGTGGCCCCTACTCGAGTGAGCAGGACGCGCTGCAGCAGCTGGGCGGCACCGTCCCGGTCGACGAGCTCTTGCTGCCGACCAAGCCCGGCGCCTCTTCCTCCGGCTCGATCGAGTGGTATGAGCTCAAGCGCGTCGCCGAAGTAGGCGGTACCGACATCCGTAGCGCACGCGTGAGCCAGAACCCGAACACCAATGCCCCCGAGGTCGACTTCTACCTGACCACGGCTGCGGGCGATCACTTCGCGGACTACACCGGTGCGAATAAGGGCAAGAGCCTCGCGGTCACCATGGACAACAAGGTCCAGGAAGTGGCCGTGATTCACGACCAGATTCGGGACCAGGGCAACATCGGTGGCGGCAACATGACCAACGAGACCGCCAACGATCTGGCCATGCTGCTGAATACCGGTTCGCTGCCCGCCTCCCTGCACTACCTGCAGGAGAGCACGGTCGGTCCTTCGCTCGGTGCGGACTCGATCCACCAGGGCGTCATGGCCTCGATCGTGGGCATGCTCGCGGTGATGATCTTCATGCTCATCTACTACCGCGGCGCGGGCATCAATGCCGACCTGGCGCTGTTCCTGAACCTGGTCATCCTGCTTGGCTTCATGGGCTACACGCACTCGGTGCTGACGCTGCCCGGCATTGCCGGCGTGATCCTGACCATCGGTATGGGCGTCGACTCGAACGTGCTGATCTTCGAGCGTATCCGTGAAGAGATTCGCGCAGGCAAGAGCCCGTCGGCGTCGGTCGAGCAGGGCTTCGGGCATGCCTGGACGACGATTCTCGATACGCACGTCACGACCATAGTCTCGGCCATCATTCTCTTCATCTTTGGCACGGGACCGGTGCGCGGCTTTGCAGTGACGCTGTCGTTCGGTCTGTTCGCCAACCTGTTCACGGCGGTCTTTGTTTCGCGCACCATCTTTGACGCGAACCTGAACCGCAAGGGACGCGGTGAGGCGATCTCGATCTGA
- the secF gene encoding protein translocase subunit SecF, producing the protein MELFREVKIDWLGKKWYFLGFSLIFSIAGVLSLLFWHHLPLDVDFKGGTVVRVKFDQTPDLEKIRAAADKAGLKDVRTQSYGPAAGHEVLITLAESATSEAALDKGRETILSTLTSNYSTTGPANLGKLDLDNAGKSALTPWLVEHDPEHLGSNDAATAHYTEQADAILNFKDNQNGGLLTSIDSLSGVATPAVVNDLKQSSFLSGFAVRNVEIVGPQVGAQLRKQALLATLYSLAGMLVYLWFRFELIYGVAAVVAVFHDTLITVGAFSLKNQEISLTVIAAILTLVGYSMNDTIVVFDRIRENLRLSRREPLAEVVNRSINQTLSRTVLTSGLTFLTVLSLYIFGGEVLRGFSFALVIGILIGTYSSIAVAAPMLVAYQEWRAKRGKGAVLPAAKKTRA; encoded by the coding sequence GTGGAACTGTTTCGTGAAGTGAAGATCGACTGGCTGGGGAAGAAGTGGTATTTCCTCGGATTCTCACTCATTTTCAGCATCGCCGGCGTGCTGTCGCTGCTCTTCTGGCATCACCTGCCGCTCGATGTCGACTTCAAGGGCGGCACCGTCGTGCGCGTGAAGTTCGATCAAACGCCTGATCTGGAAAAGATTCGTGCTGCAGCCGATAAGGCTGGCCTCAAGGACGTGCGCACGCAGTCCTACGGTCCCGCTGCTGGCCATGAAGTGCTCATTACCCTGGCGGAGTCCGCGACCAGCGAGGCCGCGCTCGACAAGGGCCGTGAGACGATCCTGAGCACGCTGACCAGCAATTATTCAACCACCGGTCCGGCGAACCTGGGCAAGCTCGATCTCGATAACGCCGGCAAGAGCGCGCTGACGCCATGGCTCGTCGAGCATGATCCCGAGCACCTGGGGAGCAACGACGCGGCTACGGCGCACTACACCGAGCAGGCAGACGCCATCCTGAACTTCAAGGACAACCAGAATGGCGGCCTGCTGACCTCCATCGACAGCCTCTCCGGCGTCGCCACCCCGGCGGTGGTCAACGATCTCAAGCAGTCCTCTTTCCTCTCCGGCTTTGCCGTGCGTAACGTCGAGATCGTCGGACCGCAGGTGGGCGCGCAGCTGCGCAAGCAGGCACTGCTGGCGACGCTCTATTCGCTGGCCGGCATGCTGGTCTATCTCTGGTTCCGCTTCGAGCTGATTTACGGTGTCGCCGCCGTGGTCGCGGTCTTCCATGACACGCTGATCACCGTAGGCGCTTTCTCGCTGAAGAATCAGGAGATCTCCCTCACCGTGATCGCCGCGATCCTCACGCTCGTCGGTTATTCGATGAACGACACCATCGTGGTTTTTGACCGAATTCGCGAGAACCTGCGTCTTAGCCGGAGGGAGCCTTTGGCGGAGGTGGTGAATCGCAGTATCAACCAGACCCTGAGCAGAACGGTGTTGACCTCGGGTCTGACCTTCCTCACCGTGTTGTCGCTGTATATCTTCGGTGGAGAAGTGCTGCGCGGGTTCTCATTCGCATTGGTCATCGGTATTCTGATCGGCACCTATTCGTCGATCGCAGTGGCTGCTCCAATGCTTGTGGCCTATCAGGAATGGCGGGCAAAGCGCGGCAAGGGCGCCGTGCTTCCCGCAGCAAAGAAGACCCGGGCATAG
- a CDS encoding energy transducer TonB gives MFEDALMESGGKIKTKSKYFTFVGILLNGSIVAALVLIPLIYPEALPKAAMSTLLVAPPPPPPPPPPPPPAPVHPIKVVQVLNPMAAPRTIPKEIKMVHEDAPPPSTAGVAGMDGMAGGSAGGVMGGILGGIGSGPAPVVKAAAPKKIAVSAGVIAGNKLSGTTPQYPAIAKAARIQGTVVLQATISKTGTIEGLKVISGPPMLQSAALEAVKTWRYKPYLLNGEPVEVETQVNVIFTLGG, from the coding sequence ATGTTTGAAGACGCTCTCATGGAGTCCGGCGGGAAGATCAAGACCAAAAGCAAATACTTCACCTTTGTGGGTATTCTGCTGAATGGCTCGATTGTCGCAGCCCTGGTTCTTATCCCGTTGATTTATCCCGAAGCTCTGCCGAAGGCGGCCATGTCCACTCTGCTGGTGGCGCCTCCTCCGCCACCCCCGCCACCCCCACCGCCGCCGCCGGCGCCGGTGCATCCGATCAAGGTCGTCCAGGTGCTGAACCCGATGGCAGCTCCCCGGACGATTCCCAAAGAAATCAAGATGGTGCATGAAGATGCGCCTCCGCCGAGCACGGCTGGTGTCGCGGGTATGGACGGCATGGCCGGCGGCAGCGCCGGTGGTGTGATGGGCGGCATCTTGGGCGGTATCGGCTCGGGTCCTGCTCCCGTCGTCAAGGCTGCGGCTCCCAAGAAGATCGCGGTTTCGGCCGGCGTAATTGCTGGTAACAAGCTGAGCGGTACCACCCCGCAATATCCCGCCATTGCCAAGGCTGCACGCATCCAGGGTACGGTGGTACTGCAGGCGACGATCTCGAAGACCGGCACCATCGAAGGTCTGAAGGTGATCAGCGGTCCTCCGATGCTGCAGTCGGCGGCTCTCGAAGCTGTGAAGACCTGGCGTTACAAGCCCTACCTGCTCAACGGCGAGCCGGTGGAAGTAGAAACCCAGGTGAACGTGATCTTTACCCTTGGTGGTTGA
- a CDS encoding MotA/TolQ/ExbB proton channel family protein, whose translation MILAHLNQLAFHPAALGFFQDQTSVGFSPVDLWNNMGWLARGVVFVLFVMSIWSLAVIIDRYLYFAAARKQSREFAPRVAGALKEGKLDEAIKVADRNKKSHLAEVVTAGLQEFRNYGGGGNVSAEQIESSKRALERAEAIVHAKLKRGLGGLATIGSTAPFVGLFGTVAGILKAFQEIATQKTPGIGAVASGISEALVTTAFGLLVAIPAVMTFNYFTNKVEAFDVEMDNSSSELIDYFIKQSGRR comes from the coding sequence GTGATTCTCGCTCATCTCAATCAGCTTGCGTTTCATCCGGCCGCGCTCGGCTTCTTTCAGGATCAGACTTCAGTAGGCTTCAGCCCCGTCGACCTGTGGAACAACATGGGCTGGCTGGCCCGCGGCGTCGTGTTCGTGCTCTTCGTCATGTCGATCTGGTCGCTGGCCGTGATCATCGACCGCTACCTGTACTTCGCGGCAGCCCGCAAGCAGTCGCGTGAGTTCGCTCCCCGCGTTGCCGGCGCCCTCAAGGAAGGCAAGCTGGACGAAGCGATCAAGGTTGCGGACCGCAACAAGAAGTCGCACCTCGCCGAGGTTGTCACCGCCGGTCTGCAGGAGTTCCGCAACTACGGTGGCGGCGGCAACGTCTCTGCCGAGCAGATCGAGTCCTCCAAGCGCGCACTCGAGCGTGCCGAGGCCATCGTGCATGCCAAGCTGAAGCGCGGTCTCGGCGGCCTGGCCACCATCGGTTCGACGGCTCCCTTCGTCGGTCTGTTCGGTACGGTTGCCGGTATCCTTAAGGCCTTCCAGGAAATCGCCACGCAGAAGACCCCCGGTATCGGCGCGGTTGCCAGCGGTATCTCGGAAGCTCTGGTCACCACCGCCTTCGGTCTTCTCGTCGCTATCCCCGCCGTGATGACCTTCAACTACTTCACCAACAAGGTCGAAGCTTTCGACGTCGAGATGGATAACTCGTCGAGCGAGCTGATCGACTACTTCATCAAGCAGAGCGGCCGCCGCTAA
- a CDS encoding ExbD/TolR family protein: MAIVKRDEGKKVNSNINVTPMVDVMLVLLIIFMVITPMLNNKVNVDLARSKNAVAMDDASKEDAVTVAVTRDNKIYLNKDQTTLADLGGKVNDLLQNKTSKIVYFRADARSHYGTVEDAVDAVRTAGVDEVGLLTEQRTPDTKPPTGGQ; this comes from the coding sequence ATGGCAATTGTAAAAAGGGACGAAGGCAAGAAGGTAAACTCCAACATCAACGTCACCCCCATGGTGGACGTCATGCTGGTGCTGCTGATCATCTTCATGGTCATCACGCCCATGCTGAACAACAAGGTGAACGTCGACCTGGCTCGAAGCAAAAACGCGGTCGCAATGGATGACGCCAGCAAGGAAGACGCTGTCACCGTTGCCGTAACCCGCGACAACAAGATTTATCTGAACAAGGATCAGACTACCCTGGCCGATCTCGGCGGGAAGGTCAATGACCTGCTCCAGAACAAGACTTCCAAGATTGTGTACTTCCGCGCCGATGCCCGTTCGCATTACGGGACCGTGGAAGATGCAGTCGACGCGGTCCGTACGGCGGGCGTGGATGAAGTCGGATTGCTGACCGAGCAGCGTACACCGGATACCAAGCCTCCGACAGGTGGCCAGTAG
- a CDS encoding ExbD/TolR family protein yields MAMGTGGGSGLNSDINVTPMIDVLLVLLIIFMVIVPVTPHGLDALVPQPPKTQQPENNDTAIVVQVLGAAGGVPVYKINQDDVAKEQLEARLDQIFSTRANKVMFVKGDPNLNFESVAEVVDIAKAAGIDHVGLLTPKIEAGQ; encoded by the coding sequence ATGGCAATGGGAACTGGCGGCGGCAGCGGCCTTAATTCCGACATCAACGTAACGCCGATGATCGACGTGCTGCTGGTGCTGCTGATCATCTTCATGGTCATCGTCCCGGTAACGCCGCACGGTCTGGATGCGCTGGTCCCCCAGCCGCCGAAGACGCAGCAACCGGAAAATAACGATACGGCCATTGTGGTGCAGGTGCTCGGCGCGGCCGGTGGTGTGCCCGTTTACAAGATCAACCAGGACGATGTGGCCAAGGAACAGTTGGAAGCGCGCCTGGATCAGATCTTCTCGACGCGTGCCAACAAGGTCATGTTCGTGAAGGGCGATCCCAACCTGAACTTCGAGTCGGTTGCTGAAGTTGTCGATATCGCCAAAGCTGCGGGCATCGATCACGTCGGTCTTCTCACTCCCAAGATTGAAGCGGGCCAGTAG
- a CDS encoding tetratricopeptide repeat protein — protein MNRIARFPVMTAATLSLLVLMTGCQRLKARDQLNKGVQAYKSAKYEEAINHFQEAVNYDPTLPMARAYLATAYAQQVVPDLTSADNLKNANLAIQNYQAVLAQDPKDVNSLKGIASIYYNIDKYQEAKDWQKKVLEVDPQDAEAAYTIGSIDWRLSYRNAVQALKNVGMQDDGQGNVKFPKKACQDLVTQNGPLVDEGLEYLHKAVEIRPSYDDAMAYMQLTYRRKADLECGNASAVKDDMVQVDQWREKAMATRKANEEKKEQQPQGIQMQ, from the coding sequence ATGAATCGAATTGCACGTTTTCCGGTGATGACCGCCGCGACGCTTTCGTTGCTGGTCTTGATGACCGGGTGCCAGCGCCTCAAGGCCCGCGATCAGTTGAATAAGGGAGTACAGGCGTACAAGAGCGCGAAGTATGAAGAGGCCATCAATCACTTCCAGGAAGCGGTGAACTACGATCCGACCCTGCCCATGGCCCGCGCTTACCTGGCAACTGCGTACGCGCAGCAGGTGGTTCCCGACCTTACCAGTGCAGACAATCTGAAGAACGCGAACCTCGCGATTCAGAACTACCAGGCCGTTCTCGCTCAGGACCCGAAGGACGTCAACAGTCTGAAGGGCATTGCCAGCATCTACTACAACATCGACAAGTACCAGGAAGCCAAGGACTGGCAGAAGAAGGTGCTTGAGGTGGATCCGCAGGATGCGGAAGCGGCATACACCATCGGCTCGATCGACTGGCGCCTCTCCTACCGCAACGCCGTGCAGGCTCTCAAGAACGTGGGCATGCAGGACGACGGCCAGGGCAACGTGAAGTTCCCCAAGAAGGCCTGCCAGGATCTCGTGACTCAGAACGGCCCGCTTGTGGATGAAGGTCTTGAATATCTGCACAAGGCCGTCGAGATTCGTCCTTCCTACGACGATGCGATGGCGTATATGCAGCTCACCTATCGCCGTAAGGCAGATCTTGAGTGCGGCAACGCCTCGGCCGTCAAGGACGATATGGTGCAGGTTGACCAGTGGCGCGAAAAGGCCATGGCCACCCGCAAGGCCAACGAAGAGAAGAAGGAACAGCAGCCCCAGGGCATCCAGATGCAGTAG
- the accC gene encoding acetyl-CoA carboxylase biotin carboxylase subunit → MFRKVLIANRGEIALRLIRACDELGVSTVAVYSDADRAALHVSAAKEACWLGPAPARESYLRGDRILEIAKQTGAEAIHPGYGFLSENADFAAACEHAGIKFIGPPSAAMRELGSKTSARRAADRAGMPRTPGSTRGLASLDEAYAVAQEIGYPVMLKAAAGGGGKGMRAVTHRDELRAAFEAAQSEAERAFGSSEVYLEKLIERPRHIEIQILADEHGKCLYLGERECSVQRRHQKVIEEAPSSVVSEDLRRRMGEAAVRLAQSAGYTNAGTVEFLLDNEENFYFLEMNTRLQVEHPVTELVTGLDLVHLQLRIAAGEPLPFTQEEVQLRGHAIECRIYAEDPDNGFFPSPGRITRLLRPGGPGIREDCGVYEGWTVPMDYDPMLSKLIAYAPSREMAIVRMERALGEYVIGGIRTNLGFFRRILADPDFRTAHIDTGYLDRLLAENVTHQVINSAESEEIAGIAAALFERLRPAISPSGGEQAGVSPWKAAARQEGLRG, encoded by the coding sequence ATGTTCCGAAAGGTTCTGATCGCGAATCGTGGAGAGATCGCTCTGCGCCTGATACGCGCATGCGACGAGCTGGGAGTAAGCACGGTCGCTGTTTACTCGGACGCGGACCGTGCCGCGCTGCACGTCTCGGCTGCGAAAGAGGCCTGCTGGCTTGGCCCGGCACCGGCGCGCGAATCCTATCTGCGCGGCGACCGCATCCTCGAGATCGCAAAGCAGACCGGCGCCGAGGCTATTCATCCGGGTTATGGTTTTCTCTCGGAGAATGCGGATTTTGCTGCAGCCTGTGAGCATGCGGGGATCAAGTTCATCGGACCGCCATCGGCAGCCATGCGCGAGCTGGGTTCGAAGACCTCGGCGCGCCGTGCAGCCGACCGTGCCGGTATGCCGCGCACGCCAGGTTCGACGCGGGGGCTTGCCTCGCTCGATGAAGCCTATGCTGTTGCGCAGGAGATCGGCTATCCGGTCATGCTCAAGGCTGCGGCCGGCGGCGGCGGCAAAGGCATGCGCGCCGTCACGCATCGCGACGAGCTCAGGGCAGCCTTTGAGGCCGCACAGAGCGAGGCAGAGCGTGCCTTTGGCTCGAGCGAAGTCTATTTGGAGAAGCTGATCGAGCGGCCGCGGCATATCGAGATCCAGATCCTGGCGGATGAACATGGTAAGTGTCTCTACCTCGGCGAGCGGGAATGCTCGGTGCAGCGGCGGCACCAGAAGGTGATCGAGGAAGCGCCTTCGTCAGTCGTGAGTGAAGATCTGCGCCGTCGCATGGGAGAGGCTGCGGTGCGCCTGGCGCAGTCCGCCGGGTATACCAATGCGGGCACGGTGGAATTTCTTCTGGATAACGAGGAGAACTTTTACTTTCTCGAGATGAATACGCGGCTGCAGGTCGAGCATCCGGTCACCGAGCTTGTCACCGGCCTTGATCTTGTTCATCTGCAGTTACGTATTGCCGCTGGTGAGCCGCTGCCGTTTACGCAGGAGGAGGTTCAACTGCGCGGTCATGCCATCGAGTGCCGCATTTATGCCGAAGACCCGGACAATGGCTTCTTCCCCTCTCCGGGCAGGATCACGCGCCTCTTGCGACCTGGAGGCCCCGGTATCCGTGAAGACTGCGGCGTCTACGAGGGCTGGACCGTGCCCATGGATTACGATCCGATGCTCTCAAAGCTCATTGCCTACGCGCCTTCACGAGAGATGGCTATCGTGCGGATGGAGCGGGCGCTTGGGGAATACGTGATTGGCGGCATCCGGACGAACCTCGGTTTCTTTCGGCGTATTCTGGCTGATCCGGACTTCCGGACAGCACACATCGATACCGGCTATCTGGACCGGCTGCTTGCGGAAAATGTAACGCATCAAGTGATAAATAGCGCGGAATCCGAGGAGATTGCGGGGATCGCTGCGGCGCTCTTCGAGCGCCTGCGCCCTGCGATATCTCCCTCCGGAGGAGAGCAGGCCGGCGTAAGCCCATGGAAGGCCGCAGCACGGCAGGAGGGGCTTCGCGGATGA
- a CDS encoding acetyl-CoA carboxylase biotin carboxyl carrier protein subunit, whose amino-acid sequence MKLEMEIDGKQRRVVLEPGEKAGQWQCEIDGRAYAVEAQPAEAGVLSLLIDGRSYRAALEENGDETAVHLDGRRYEYRLDDPRSLKARRRRGVDHDGPKPIHASMPGRVVRVLAQKGDAVEAGQGVVVIEAMKMQNELKAPRAGTLSELSVAPGDTVAAGEVLAVIA is encoded by the coding sequence ATGAAGCTGGAGATGGAAATAGACGGAAAGCAGCGCCGCGTCGTGCTCGAGCCGGGAGAGAAAGCAGGCCAGTGGCAATGCGAGATCGATGGCCGGGCCTATGCTGTGGAGGCTCAGCCCGCAGAAGCTGGGGTGCTCTCACTGCTCATCGATGGCCGATCGTATCGTGCGGCGCTTGAGGAGAACGGCGACGAGACCGCCGTCCACCTCGATGGCCGTCGTTATGAGTACCGGCTCGACGATCCGCGCTCCCTCAAGGCGCGCAGACGTCGCGGTGTCGATCATGATGGCCCGAAGCCAATCCACGCGTCGATGCCGGGACGCGTGGTGCGCGTGCTGGCGCAAAAGGGCGATGCCGTAGAAGCAGGGCAGGGAGTCGTCGTCATCGAGGCAATGAAGATGCAGAACGAACTGAAGGCGCCGCGTGCGGGCACGCTCTCCGAGCTGAGCGTTGCACCCGGCGATACCGTGGCCGCCGGGGAAGTGCTTGCAGTGATTGCCTGA
- a CDS encoding Gfo/Idh/MocA family protein — MTRYGILGFGHHAVRRLLKGFRESSHSQLTGLWRRDAEKASANAREYAIPLVFETPEALCASPEIDAVFIASPDALHLPHVLMAAAAGKPILCEKPLGMNANEVALMLSAAHEAGVPFGVAQNFRYNPSVERMHQWIAEGRIGRPRLAHAQFAYAADHSPRQWIYDPALACGGPIGDVGVHCIDALRYLLSDEVTSVTTLAHGDTASGHVESYAAIGLGFASGAVGTVTVTTRAAYRSLVEVTGENGVIVCEDGLTVDHPVELVLRQNGSIVESISISNEDAYSRMLDGFSAWIQGRGEYRAPGVDGLHNQRILDAAYASWRMGTREEVDPTPAA, encoded by the coding sequence ATGACTCGCTACGGAATTCTCGGCTTCGGCCATCATGCAGTCCGCCGCCTCCTCAAGGGCTTTCGTGAATCGAGCCACTCGCAGCTCACCGGCCTATGGCGCCGCGATGCGGAGAAGGCCTCGGCCAATGCGCGCGAATACGCCATCCCGCTGGTCTTCGAGACGCCGGAAGCGCTCTGCGCCTCACCGGAGATCGACGCCGTCTTCATCGCCTCGCCCGATGCGCTGCATCTGCCGCATGTGCTCATGGCCGCAGCGGCGGGCAAACCGATCCTCTGCGAAAAGCCGCTCGGCATGAACGCGAACGAAGTGGCTCTGATGCTCTCCGCCGCACACGAGGCGGGCGTCCCCTTCGGCGTCGCGCAGAACTTCCGCTATAACCCGAGCGTCGAGCGCATGCACCAGTGGATCGCCGAAGGCCGCATCGGCCGCCCGCGCCTTGCGCACGCGCAGTTTGCCTATGCAGCCGACCACAGTCCGCGTCAATGGATCTACGATCCGGCTCTGGCCTGCGGCGGCCCGATCGGCGATGTCGGCGTGCATTGCATCGACGCACTGCGCTACCTGCTCTCCGATGAAGTCACCTCGGTGACCACCCTCGCGCACGGCGATACGGCCTCCGGCCACGTCGAGTCCTATGCTGCGATCGGACTGGGCTTCGCCTCCGGAGCCGTGGGCACGGTGACCGTAACCACCCGAGCCGCCTATCGCAGCCTGGTCGAAGTCACCGGCGAGAATGGCGTGATTGTCTGCGAGGACGGCCTCACCGTAGACCATCCGGTAGAGCTGGTGCTGCGCCAGAACGGCAGCATAGTCGAGTCCATCTCCATCTCCAACGAGGACGCATACAGCAGAATGCTCGATGGCTTCTCTGCTTGGATCCAGGGCAGAGGCGAGTACCGCGCACCCGGTGTCGATGGCCTGCATAATCAACGCATTCTCGATGCAGCCTACGCGAGCTGGCGCATGGGCACACGCGAAGAGGTCGATCCCACCCCGGCGGCTTAG